A section of the Mycolicibacterium anyangense genome encodes:
- a CDS encoding HNH endonuclease signature motif containing protein, with protein MSSTAAAVSPSERLDVLFGELAELAGQRNAIDGRIVEIVAELDRDELCGATGARSVPALVAWKLGSSSANAHAMCAVAQRLPEFPRCAQGMREGRLSLDQVSVIAARASAGSDEHYAQLAAVATVHQLRTAIRLEPRPEPKSPAAPERSITSTSDEWGSCWRIRLPHDEAAMLAAAVQSHLDAMVGEWRRDHSTTASAGSPPPTTVDAFLRLVADGWDAESARRPHGQHTTVVVHLDVKDQIAALHLGPLLSEADRRYLTCDATCEVWFERDGVVVGAGRATRTVNRRLRRALEHRDRCCAVPGCSCTRGLHAHHIRHWEDGGPTELTNLVLLCPYHHRAHHRGLITITGPADCLVVTDHAGRELTGGSLARPPEHGPPVVPPCPGPTGERADWWWYQPFEPQPQPPPSVN; from the coding sequence ATGTCTTCGACGGCAGCGGCGGTGAGTCCCAGCGAGCGTCTCGACGTGCTGTTCGGGGAGTTGGCGGAGCTGGCCGGTCAGCGCAATGCGATCGACGGGCGCATCGTCGAGATCGTCGCCGAGCTGGATCGCGACGAGCTCTGTGGCGCCACCGGAGCGCGCTCGGTGCCGGCGTTGGTGGCCTGGAAGCTTGGATCGTCATCGGCCAACGCCCACGCGATGTGTGCTGTGGCCCAACGATTGCCGGAATTTCCCCGCTGTGCACAAGGCATGCGCGAGGGGCGGCTCTCGCTCGATCAGGTGAGCGTCATCGCTGCGCGGGCCAGCGCCGGCTCCGATGAGCACTACGCGCAGCTGGCCGCGGTCGCGACGGTCCACCAGCTGCGCACCGCGATCCGACTCGAACCCCGACCTGAACCAAAATCCCCCGCTGCGCCCGAGCGTTCGATCACCAGCACCAGCGACGAGTGGGGCAGCTGCTGGCGAATCCGGCTGCCCCATGACGAGGCTGCGATGTTGGCTGCCGCTGTGCAGTCGCATCTGGACGCGATGGTCGGCGAATGGAGGCGCGACCACAGCACCACCGCGTCAGCGGGTTCACCGCCGCCGACCACGGTTGACGCGTTCCTGCGTCTGGTGGCCGACGGTTGGGACGCCGAGTCGGCTCGCCGCCCGCACGGGCAGCACACCACCGTGGTGGTGCATCTCGACGTCAAGGATCAAATCGCCGCATTGCATCTGGGTCCCCTGCTCAGCGAAGCCGATCGCCGGTACCTGACGTGCGACGCCACCTGTGAGGTGTGGTTCGAAAGGGACGGTGTGGTTGTCGGCGCCGGCCGGGCGACCCGCACGGTCAATCGGCGGCTTCGTCGGGCACTCGAACACCGCGACCGGTGCTGCGCGGTGCCGGGGTGCAGCTGCACCCGCGGCCTGCATGCGCACCACATCCGGCACTGGGAAGACGGCGGCCCCACCGAACTGACCAATCTGGTATTGCTCTGCCCGTATCACCATCGAGCCCACCATCGCGGGTTGATCACCATCACCGGGCCCGCCGACTGCCTCGTCGTCACCGATCACGCCGGCCGGGAGTTGACAGGAGGATCACTGGCCCGCCCACCCGAACATGGGCCGCCGGTTGTCCCGCCGTGTCCCGGACCGACTGGCGA
- a CDS encoding phosphodiester glycosidase family protein: protein MSLTERATVPTPVATARRLAASVMATIACLTLAATTGAPVAAADGRDQLAQAIATTRGSYLVYNFGSGYPAPMLNAAGNWYEMTNGGHLMTIKSASQRLTPRLLVDTHSGYQARCESTAGARTREGLVQASETYSPLQAWQVLGQPTIAINANFFDVRSQQAGSWKTTGCSSPLGAYVDNTRGQGRANAAVTGTIAYAGKQALSGGDEVWTALTTMILPVAGAPFVVTPKAPNDYDAATPVVQGLMDKGTRFVAVSGLKLLAPGDTGQMNDPGPSAARTALAYARDKDEMYIFQGGSYTPDQIQDLFRGLGSDTAILLDGGGSSAIVLRRDTGGMWAGAGVPKGSCDTVQVLCDSRERALPSWLAFN, encoded by the coding sequence ATGTCACTCACCGAAAGGGCAACTGTGCCAACCCCAGTCGCCACTGCTCGGCGTCTCGCCGCCAGCGTCATGGCGACGATCGCGTGCCTGACGCTGGCCGCCACCACCGGCGCCCCCGTCGCGGCCGCCGACGGCCGTGACCAGCTGGCCCAGGCAATCGCGACCACCCGGGGCAGCTACCTGGTCTACAACTTCGGCAGCGGCTACCCGGCACCGATGCTCAATGCCGCGGGCAACTGGTACGAGATGACCAACGGCGGTCATCTGATGACCATCAAGTCCGCGTCCCAGCGCCTCACTCCCCGGCTGCTCGTCGATACCCACAGCGGTTACCAGGCGCGCTGCGAGAGCACGGCGGGTGCTCGGACTCGTGAGGGATTGGTGCAGGCATCCGAGACCTATTCCCCATTGCAGGCCTGGCAGGTACTCGGTCAGCCGACCATTGCGATCAACGCGAATTTCTTTGACGTCCGTTCCCAGCAGGCCGGCTCGTGGAAGACGACGGGGTGCAGTTCCCCGCTGGGCGCCTACGTCGACAACACCCGCGGGCAGGGCCGCGCCAACGCGGCCGTCACCGGCACCATCGCCTACGCCGGCAAGCAGGCGCTGTCGGGCGGCGACGAAGTGTGGACAGCGCTGACCACCATGATCCTGCCGGTGGCCGGGGCTCCGTTCGTCGTAACGCCCAAGGCGCCCAACGACTATGACGCGGCCACCCCGGTGGTCCAGGGGTTGATGGACAAGGGCACCCGGTTCGTTGCGGTCAGTGGCCTCAAACTGCTGGCACCCGGTGATACCGGGCAGATGAACGACCCGGGCCCGAGCGCCGCGCGCACCGCTCTGGCGTATGCCCGCGACAAGGACGAGATGTACATCTTCCAGGGCGGAAGCTATACGCCCGACCAGATTCAGGATCTCTTCCGCGGCCTAGGCAGCGACACCGCGATCCTCCTTGACGGCGGCGGGTCCTCGGCGATCGTGCTGCGCCGTGACACCGGTGGGATGTGGGCCGGTGCCGGTGTGCCGAAGGGCTCCTGCGACACCGTGCAGGTGCTGTGCGACTCGCGTGAGCGTGCCCTGCCGAGCTGGTTGGCGTTCAACTAA
- a CDS encoding GlsB/YeaQ/YmgE family stress response membrane protein → MIGTIIGAIVVGLIVGALARLVMPGKQNIGIIMTILLGVVGSFLGSWISYQVGYSNSNGGFAIIPFLVGIVVAVVLIAIYLAVTGRRDQVHR, encoded by the coding sequence ATGATCGGAACGATTATCGGAGCCATCGTCGTCGGCTTGATCGTCGGCGCCCTGGCGCGACTGGTGATGCCCGGCAAACAGAACATCGGCATCATCATGACGATCCTGCTGGGAGTGGTGGGATCGTTCCTGGGATCCTGGATCAGCTACCAGGTCGGATACTCCAACTCCAACGGCGGTTTCGCCATCATCCCGTTCCTGGTGGGTATCGTGGTCGCGGTGGTGTTGATCGCGATCTACCTTGCGGTGACGGGACGGCGCGACCAGGTTCACCGCTAA
- a CDS encoding PQQ-dependent sugar dehydrogenase, with protein sequence MPAWRASLRCAAALAVALSCGCAPPAPPAPSASAPAGLAPVTVTVPADFSQAPLDVPRQALIPQGWTMSVWARIPKARLAVWALDGSLLVSVPSDGSVLRLAPEGPRARTTTLLDGLNQPHGLVFDGATLVVAESNQIDTFHYAEGAATDRRIIAADLPDDRSPELGGSYAHALKSVAVGGDGAVYFSIGSTGNISAQDRTATPPRATIMRIPPGGGAPAVFATGVRNGTGLAVAPDGSVWTAVNNRDNVADPRPGPDYGQVIAGYVGDHPPESIARLSAGRELGWPYCNPDVDGAPRFVRDVQTNADGGRLDCAAVAPVEQNLGAHSAPLGLSFVDGTLPAPYGSGALIGVHGSWNRTVPRAPEVSFFGWRGATLGPQQTLVGGFQDDAGDRWGRPVAAVAGPDGAVYITDDYAGAVYRLAPPGR encoded by the coding sequence ATGCCGGCTTGGCGGGCTAGCCTGCGCTGCGCCGCCGCCCTAGCGGTGGCGCTGAGCTGTGGCTGTGCCCCACCGGCGCCGCCCGCGCCGAGCGCGTCAGCGCCGGCCGGGTTGGCGCCGGTCACCGTCACGGTGCCTGCCGACTTTTCGCAGGCACCGTTGGACGTGCCTCGCCAGGCCCTCATTCCCCAGGGCTGGACCATGTCGGTGTGGGCCCGGATCCCGAAGGCTCGATTGGCGGTCTGGGCGCTCGACGGCTCACTCCTCGTCTCTGTCCCCTCCGACGGTTCGGTGCTGCGCCTGGCTCCCGAGGGTCCGCGGGCCCGGACGACAACCCTGTTGGACGGCCTGAACCAGCCACACGGTCTGGTCTTCGACGGCGCGACTCTGGTTGTGGCTGAAAGCAATCAGATCGACACGTTCCACTACGCCGAAGGGGCCGCCACCGACCGCCGCATCATCGCTGCAGATTTGCCCGACGACCGGAGCCCGGAACTCGGCGGGTCCTACGCCCATGCACTCAAGAGTGTGGCCGTCGGTGGTGACGGCGCGGTGTACTTCTCGATCGGCTCGACGGGCAACATCTCGGCCCAGGACCGCACGGCCACCCCGCCGCGGGCGACGATCATGCGGATCCCGCCCGGCGGTGGCGCCCCGGCAGTCTTCGCGACCGGGGTGCGCAACGGCACGGGTCTGGCTGTGGCACCGGATGGTTCGGTGTGGACGGCGGTGAACAACCGCGACAATGTGGCTGACCCCCGACCGGGACCGGATTATGGTCAGGTCATCGCCGGCTACGTCGGCGACCATCCGCCGGAGTCGATCGCCAGATTGTCTGCCGGGCGCGAACTCGGCTGGCCCTACTGCAATCCCGACGTCGACGGTGCACCGCGGTTCGTTCGCGACGTCCAGACCAACGCCGACGGTGGTCGCCTCGACTGCGCGGCCGTGGCGCCGGTGGAGCAGAATCTGGGGGCGCATTCCGCACCGTTGGGGCTGAGCTTCGTCGACGGCACCCTACCGGCGCCGTACGGCAGTGGCGCGCTCATCGGGGTGCACGGCTCCTGGAACCGCACTGTGCCGCGCGCCCCCGAGGTGTCGTTCTTCGGTTGGCGTGGAGCCACTTTGGGACCGCAACAGACCCTGGTGGGTGGATTCCAGGACGACGCAGGCGACCGGTGGGGGCGCCCGGTGGCGGCCGTCGCCGGACCCGACGGCGCGGTGTACATCACCGATGATTACGCCGGTGCGGTGTACCGGCTCGCGCCGCCGGGCCGATGA
- a CDS encoding pirin family protein: protein MAATVDIRRAADRAATKISWLDSKHSFSFADHYDPANTHHGLLLVNNDDIVKPGTGFDTHPHRDMEIVTWVLQGSLVHQDSTGHSGVIYPGLAQRMSAGRGILHSEKNDSWTLTGDESHSEPVHFVQMWVVPDESGVTPGYQQLEIDDELLRGGLVTIASGMPEHRDETAIGIRNRYAALHGARLQAGDSVQLPEAPYLHLFVPRGTVTLEGAGELTDGDAVRFTSSGGQRVTATAPAEILVWEMHAGLAG, encoded by the coding sequence ATGGCCGCGACAGTCGACATCAGACGTGCCGCCGACCGCGCCGCGACGAAGATCTCGTGGCTGGACTCGAAGCACTCGTTCTCCTTCGCCGACCATTACGACCCGGCGAATACCCACCACGGGCTGCTGCTGGTGAACAACGATGACATCGTCAAACCGGGTACTGGATTTGATACCCATCCGCACCGGGACATGGAGATCGTGACCTGGGTGCTGCAGGGCTCGCTGGTGCATCAGGACTCGACGGGGCACTCGGGTGTCATCTACCCCGGCCTGGCACAACGGATGTCGGCCGGCCGCGGCATCCTGCACTCGGAGAAGAACGACTCGTGGACACTCACCGGCGACGAAAGCCACAGCGAGCCGGTGCATTTCGTTCAGATGTGGGTGGTACCTGACGAGTCGGGCGTGACACCCGGCTACCAGCAGCTCGAGATCGACGACGAACTGCTGCGCGGCGGGCTGGTGACCATCGCCTCCGGAATGCCCGAGCACCGCGACGAGACCGCCATCGGCATCCGCAACCGCTACGCCGCCCTGCACGGCGCACGGCTGCAGGCCGGCGACTCGGTACAGCTGCCCGAAGCCCCGTATCTGCACCTGTTCGTGCCGCGCGGGACCGTGACGCTGGAAGGTGCCGGCGAACTCACCGACGGCGACGCGGTGCGCTTCACCTCATCGGGCGGCCAACGCGTCACCGCCACGGCTCCCGCCGAGATCCTCGTGTGGGAGATGCATGCCGGCTTGGCGGGCTAG
- a CDS encoding MarR family winged helix-turn-helix transcriptional regulator, giving the protein MTQRWLSGVQQQVWRNYLAMVTGLQTAMNRQLQADCGLSLADYDVLVALSEQGPLRVYELVGELGWEQSRLSHQLTRMRTRGLIDRQGSDQDRRGAVVDITATGRRALATAAAGHVELVRSVVFDGMSPSQLRAFDELTRTVLARLAS; this is encoded by the coding sequence ATGACGCAGCGCTGGCTGAGCGGGGTCCAACAGCAGGTCTGGCGCAACTACCTGGCCATGGTCACGGGGTTGCAGACGGCGATGAACCGCCAGCTGCAGGCGGACTGCGGACTGTCGCTGGCCGACTACGACGTGCTGGTGGCACTGTCCGAACAGGGCCCGCTGCGCGTCTACGAGCTGGTCGGCGAACTGGGGTGGGAGCAGAGCCGGCTCTCCCACCAGCTCACCCGGATGCGAACCCGCGGCCTGATCGACCGCCAGGGCAGCGACCAGGACCGCCGCGGTGCCGTCGTCGACATCACCGCCACGGGCCGGCGCGCACTGGCCACAGCCGCAGCCGGACACGTGGAGCTGGTGCGATCGGTGGTCTTCGACGGCATGAGCCCGAGCCAGCTGCGGGCCTTCGACGAACTGACCCGTACGGTGCTGGCCAGGTTGGCGTCCTGA
- a CDS encoding heme-binding protein gives MKFNGISPVNKTAAVCTGVVAGGLAVAMLSAPMASAAPDCSGAGVANTVSSVTGSAQQYLATHPGAGQVLTAAAGQPRAQAAANVRGYFTANPQEYYELRGILAPIGEVQRACNVTVLSPDLSSAYNEFMAG, from the coding sequence ATGAAGTTCAACGGTATTTCGCCGGTCAACAAGACCGCGGCCGTGTGTACCGGTGTCGTGGCGGGGGGCCTGGCGGTGGCGATGCTGAGCGCGCCGATGGCGTCGGCGGCACCGGATTGCAGTGGCGCCGGGGTTGCCAACACCGTCAGTTCCGTGACGGGTTCGGCCCAGCAGTATCTGGCCACCCATCCCGGTGCCGGGCAGGTACTGACGGCGGCGGCCGGCCAGCCCCGGGCGCAGGCCGCGGCGAATGTGCGCGGTTATTTCACCGCCAACCCGCAGGAGTATTACGAGTTGCGCGGCATCCTGGCCCCGATCGGTGAGGTCCAGCGTGCCTGCAATGTCACGGTGTTATCGCCGGATCTGTCGTCGGCCTACAACGAGTTCATGGCCGGCTGA
- a CDS encoding ferritin-like domain-containing protein: MSMPDTTLLAQLRAALDLTNTEIQIAETRVAQARTEAVRRELSQNADNGRQRAEAIEGAIRDLGGFPDVIGPFFGRAAAAVKALTEQAQPFDEALLGDLALEGQLLDRARYIKALAVAAKRSDVEALADRLITAHSATVDWLTTVLAEDALGGPAALRRTPIQVITGLAVRMANWPLISSVRGADRALHTLRGARPAVDELISRGAHAGEVAVKAAAASRDAALETAERVTRREGADGAADALHSMRAATGVLEPEELPIDGYDELNLNEAIAAVKDLTDPADLRVIIAYEEANKARQRVVSAAQTRVAAIAQEIVGID, translated from the coding sequence ATGAGCATGCCCGACACCACACTGCTCGCGCAGTTGCGCGCAGCACTCGACCTGACCAATACCGAGATCCAGATCGCCGAGACGCGCGTCGCCCAGGCCCGTACCGAGGCGGTCCGTCGCGAACTCAGCCAGAACGCGGACAACGGCCGCCAGCGGGCCGAGGCCATCGAGGGCGCCATCCGCGACCTCGGCGGCTTCCCCGACGTCATCGGCCCGTTCTTCGGCCGGGCCGCCGCGGCGGTCAAGGCGCTGACCGAACAGGCCCAGCCCTTCGACGAGGCCCTGCTGGGCGACCTCGCGCTGGAGGGCCAGCTGCTCGACCGGGCGCGCTATATCAAGGCCTTGGCCGTTGCGGCCAAGCGCTCCGATGTCGAGGCGCTCGCCGATCGGCTGATCACCGCCCACTCGGCGACCGTCGACTGGCTCACCACGGTGCTGGCCGAGGACGCCCTCGGTGGCCCCGCCGCGCTGCGCCGCACCCCCATCCAGGTGATCACCGGGCTGGCGGTACGGATGGCCAACTGGCCGCTGATCTCCTCGGTCCGCGGTGCCGACCGCGCGCTGCACACCCTGCGCGGTGCGCGGCCCGCCGTCGACGAACTGATCAGCCGTGGGGCGCACGCCGGTGAGGTGGCGGTCAAGGCCGCCGCGGCCTCGCGCGACGCCGCCCTGGAGACGGCTGAGCGGGTCACCCGACGCGAGGGAGCGGACGGGGCCGCCGACGCGCTGCACTCGATGCGCGCCGCCACCGGTGTGCTCGAGCCCGAGGAGCTTCCGATCGACGGGTATGACGAGCTGAACCTCAACGAGGCGATCGCGGCGGTCAAGGACCTCACCGATCCGGCGGACCTGCGGGTAATCATCGCCTACGAAGAGGCGAACAAGGCGCGTCAGCGGGTGGTCTCGGCGGCTCAGACCCGGGTGGCCGCGATCGCGCAGGAGATCGTCGGCATCGACTGA
- a CDS encoding L-lactate dehydrogenase — MTEHPAGKVSIVGMGSVGTAIAYACLIRGSAGALALYDTNLKKVRAEVLDLNHGSQFVPHCTVTGADQVDVTAGSAIVVVTAGAKQHPGQSRLELAATNVAMAQQLTPQLLEQSPRAVIVFVTNPVDIVTFAAAKAVDAPPGRIFGSGTVLDSSRFRFLIGQRAGVAVGNVHGFIVGEHGDSEISLWSSVSIGGVPAEQFRAQGAPVFDETIRARISAEVVNAAYEIIEGKGATNLAIGLSTARIIEAVLGNQHRVLPVSTVQRGTYEITDVALSLPTLISAAGAGDVLQVPLAVNELLGLQASAATLRKAQESLQL, encoded by the coding sequence GTGACTGAACATCCCGCGGGCAAGGTGTCGATCGTCGGAATGGGAAGTGTGGGCACCGCGATCGCCTACGCCTGTCTGATCCGCGGCTCGGCCGGTGCGCTGGCGCTCTACGACACCAACCTCAAGAAGGTGCGCGCCGAGGTCCTCGACCTCAACCACGGCAGCCAGTTCGTCCCGCACTGCACGGTCACCGGCGCCGACCAGGTGGACGTCACCGCCGGCTCGGCGATCGTGGTGGTGACCGCCGGGGCCAAACAGCACCCGGGCCAGAGCAGGCTGGAGTTGGCGGCCACCAATGTGGCCATGGCCCAACAGCTCACGCCACAACTCCTGGAGCAGTCCCCGCGAGCGGTGATCGTCTTCGTCACCAACCCGGTGGACATCGTCACCTTTGCCGCCGCGAAGGCGGTGGACGCACCGCCCGGGCGGATCTTCGGATCGGGAACGGTGTTGGACTCCAGCCGCTTTCGCTTTCTGATCGGCCAGCGGGCCGGGGTCGCGGTGGGCAACGTGCACGGCTTCATCGTGGGCGAGCACGGCGACTCCGAGATCTCGCTGTGGTCGAGTGTGTCGATCGGCGGGGTGCCCGCCGAGCAGTTCCGCGCCCAGGGTGCTCCGGTGTTCGACGAGACCATCCGGGCCCGGATCTCGGCAGAGGTGGTCAACGCCGCCTACGAGATCATCGAGGGTAAGGGGGCGACGAACCTGGCGATCGGGCTGTCCACCGCGCGCATCATCGAGGCGGTACTGGGCAACCAGCATCGGGTCCTGCCGGTGTCCACGGTGCAGCGGGGCACCTACGAGATCACCGATGTCGCGTTGTCGTTACCGACGCTGATCTCGGCGGCCGGAGCGGGCGACGTGCTGCAGGTGCCGCTGGCCGTCAACGAGCTACTGGGTTTGCAGGCCTCGGCAGCCACCTTGCGCAAGGCCCAGGAGTCGTTGCAGCTGTAG
- a CDS encoding sigma-70 family RNA polymerase sigma factor, with protein MSVLARSLDESDDDFLAQAEPYRRELLAHCYRMTGSLHDAEDLVQETFLRAWKAYDKFEGKSSVRTWLHRIATNTCLTALEGRQRRPLPTGLGAPSSNPTDELVERAEVPWLEPLPDPANDPSEIVGSRESIRLAFVAALQHLSPRQRAVLVLRDVLQWRAAEVAEAIGSSTPAVNSLLQRARAQLDAVGPSEDDQLSAPESPEAREQLARYIAAFEDYDIERLVTMFTDEAIWEMPPFVGWYQGGPAIGDLIHHNCPASGAGDMRLLPLTANGQPAAAMYMRLPDTGGRHVPFQLHVLELRPGGVSHVVAFLDTSLFAKFGLPEVL; from the coding sequence GTGAGCGTGCTCGCACGAAGTCTTGACGAGTCCGACGACGACTTCCTGGCCCAGGCCGAGCCGTATCGGCGGGAGTTGCTGGCGCACTGCTACCGGATGACGGGGTCGTTGCACGACGCCGAGGACCTGGTGCAGGAGACGTTCCTGCGGGCCTGGAAGGCCTACGACAAGTTCGAGGGCAAGTCCTCGGTACGCACCTGGCTGCACCGCATCGCCACCAACACCTGCCTGACGGCGCTGGAAGGGCGGCAGCGCCGGCCGCTGCCCACCGGCCTGGGGGCACCGAGTTCCAACCCGACCGACGAGCTCGTCGAGCGCGCGGAGGTGCCCTGGCTGGAGCCGCTCCCGGACCCGGCCAACGACCCATCCGAAATCGTCGGTTCCCGCGAGTCGATCCGACTGGCGTTCGTCGCCGCACTGCAGCATCTGTCCCCACGGCAGCGGGCGGTTTTGGTGCTGCGTGACGTTCTGCAGTGGCGGGCCGCGGAGGTCGCCGAGGCCATCGGGAGTTCGACGCCGGCGGTCAACAGCCTGCTCCAGCGGGCCCGCGCCCAGCTCGACGCCGTCGGCCCGAGCGAAGACGACCAGCTGTCGGCGCCGGAGTCACCGGAGGCCCGTGAGCAGCTGGCCCGCTATATCGCGGCGTTCGAGGATTACGACATCGAGCGCCTGGTCACGATGTTCACCGACGAGGCCATCTGGGAGATGCCGCCGTTCGTCGGCTGGTACCAGGGCGGCCCGGCGATCGGCGATCTGATCCACCACAACTGCCCGGCCAGCGGAGCTGGGGACATGCGGCTTTTGCCGCTGACGGCCAACGGCCAGCCGGCGGCCGCCATGTACATGCGCCTGCCCGACACCGGCGGCCGGCACGTGCCGTTCCAACTGCACGTGCTCGAACTGCGCCCGGGTGGGGTGTCCCATGTCGTGGCATTCCTCGACACCAGCCTGTTCGCGAAGTTCGGCCTCCCCGAGGTGCTGTAG
- a CDS encoding alpha/beta hydrolase — protein MVTTRTERTFDGVGGVRIVYDVWTPDVEPRGVVVLSHGLGEHARRYDHVAQRFGQAGLVTYALDHRGHGRSGGKRVQVRSIDEYTGDFDTLAKTAAAEVPGVKRVALGHSMGGGIVFTYGVEHAGEYDLMVLSGPAVAAHKDVPPAKVFLGKAVGSLLPNLPVEQLDANAVSRDPAVVAAYNADPLVWHGKIPAGIAKALVKVGETMPQRARGITAPLLVVHGAQDKLVPADGSELLVDCVGSADVHLKVYPELYHEVFNEPERERVLDDVTAWIEARL, from the coding sequence ATGGTCACAACCCGCACCGAGCGGACATTCGACGGGGTCGGCGGTGTCCGGATCGTTTACGACGTGTGGACACCCGATGTCGAGCCCCGCGGCGTGGTGGTGCTCTCCCACGGCCTCGGCGAACACGCCCGCCGCTACGACCACGTCGCCCAGCGCTTCGGACAGGCCGGTCTGGTCACCTACGCCCTGGACCACCGCGGCCACGGCCGCTCCGGCGGCAAGCGGGTGCAGGTCCGTTCGATCGACGAGTACACCGGCGACTTCGATACCCTGGCCAAGACCGCGGCGGCCGAGGTGCCCGGAGTGAAGCGGGTGGCGCTGGGCCACAGCATGGGCGGTGGCATCGTGTTCACCTACGGTGTCGAGCACGCCGGCGAGTACGACCTGATGGTGCTGTCCGGGCCCGCCGTCGCCGCCCACAAGGACGTGCCGCCCGCAAAGGTGTTCCTGGGCAAGGCCGTCGGCTCACTGCTGCCGAACCTGCCCGTCGAACAGCTCGATGCCAACGCCGTCTCCCGCGATCCGGCGGTGGTGGCGGCCTACAACGCCGACCCGCTGGTGTGGCACGGCAAGATTCCGGCCGGTATCGCCAAGGCACTGGTGAAGGTCGGCGAGACCATGCCGCAGCGGGCCCGCGGCATCACCGCCCCGCTGCTGGTGGTGCACGGCGCCCAGGACAAGCTGGTGCCCGCCGATGGCAGTGAGCTGCTGGTGGATTGTGTCGGCTCGGCCGACGTCCACCTCAAGGTCTATCCCGAGCTCTATCACGAGGTCTTCAACGAACCCGAGCGCGAGCGGGTGCTCGACGACGTCACCGCCTGGATCGAGGCCCGGCTGTGA
- a CDS encoding alpha/beta hydrolase, which produces MRLLRRVALAVAALALVAGCSSNSTGHAWVEDEVTFTADGLTLHGTYRHQHGSGAAPAALLISESGRTDRNGDNNVAGPIGNMRQLAEYLSDHGVASLRYDKVGTGQTGLGPYAGHPADVGSAIYSAGAKAAVRFLAGQSGTDKNRISVYGLGEGTVHAMTLADDTSDGAPKIHALGLLQPLGGRYLDLITDRVKGDMAAEVKSGRKTQQQADQVIAAWNAAVNQTRTAGIVPAKLPEGLSAILNPDNVKAVAEADAIDPLALAATIPAGTPVLLTCSDSDAQANCADMQPLADALAHTALQFVRLKGVNHVLRDDPSDNVGNYAKGGPLSAQLTAALDQFVTK; this is translated from the coding sequence GTGAGGCTGCTGCGCCGGGTGGCGCTGGCGGTGGCGGCGCTGGCGCTGGTCGCCGGGTGTTCGTCGAACTCCACCGGGCACGCTTGGGTCGAGGACGAGGTGACCTTCACCGCCGACGGTCTGACCCTGCACGGCACCTACCGTCACCAGCATGGCAGCGGGGCCGCCCCGGCCGCGCTGCTGATCTCCGAGAGCGGACGCACCGACCGCAACGGTGACAACAATGTGGCCGGCCCCATCGGCAACATGCGCCAGCTCGCCGAGTACCTGTCCGACCACGGGGTGGCCTCGCTGCGTTACGACAAGGTCGGCACCGGGCAGACGGGGCTGGGTCCCTACGCCGGGCACCCGGCCGATGTGGGCAGTGCGATCTATTCCGCGGGGGCCAAGGCCGCGGTGCGCTTCCTGGCCGGCCAGTCCGGGACCGACAAGAACCGCATCTCGGTCTATGGCCTCGGCGAAGGCACCGTGCACGCGATGACGCTGGCCGACGACACCTCTGACGGTGCACCCAAGATCCACGCGCTGGGGCTGCTGCAGCCGCTCGGCGGCCGCTACCTCGACCTGATCACCGACCGCGTCAAGGGCGATATGGCGGCCGAGGTCAAGAGCGGCCGGAAGACCCAACAGCAGGCCGACCAGGTGATCGCCGCATGGAACGCGGCGGTCAACCAGACCCGCACCGCGGGCATTGTGCCGGCCAAGCTGCCCGAGGGTCTGTCCGCGATCCTCAACCCCGACAACGTCAAAGCGGTGGCCGAAGCCGATGCGATCGATCCGCTGGCGCTGGCGGCCACGATTCCCGCGGGCACCCCGGTACTGCTGACCTGTTCGGACTCCGACGCGCAGGCGAACTGCGCGGACATGCAACCGCTGGCCGATGCCCTGGCCCACACCGCGCTGCAGTTCGTGCGGCTCAAGGGCGTCAACCACGTGCTGCGCGACGACCCGAGCGACAACGTCGGCAATTACGCCAAGGGCGGCCCGCTGTCGGCACAACTGACGGCCGCGCTCGACCAGTTCGTCACCAAGTAG